The window atatatatatatatatatatatatatatatatatatatatatatatatatatatatatatatatatatatatatatatatatatatatatatatacacactctgTTGTGGGTCATGCTGGTTGGGCTGAGcagagatggtgtgtgtgtgtgtgtgcgtacgtgTGTTTTATTCCTGACTAGCCAGACATATTATTATTTGAACATTAGAGTTGAAATAAGCTTTATTGATCTGTTGTATAGTCTATATTAACTTTATACGAGGGCACTTTTCTACTGTTTTTGTACTACTTTTCTATTCCTGTTTGTGCATCAGTCATCACATAATTTATTTTCCTCGAGCTGCATGCACGGTCGACGTTCGCTACAGTGCACTTTATAGTACAATTTTACTATATCGGCTGTTATTTATGTCTGTTCTTCCTTTTctaataaaattattttaatttaatataaagcTGCACTAAGCTaagatttacattaaaaaaaaaaaaaaaaaacactaaatctCAAAGAACATCTCATCCTCGCTAACTGAGACCACAAACTGTACATTCACATTATTGGAGTGTATTAATTTTCATTCCTGGTGTCAGGTTTGGAAGCTTCTCTGCTTACAGGATGTGGAAACTTGAGAGAAGATAGAGGGAAGAAAGATATCAGTGTTTAGTGTATGTAACATTATTGACAGATATCTGAGTGTGTAAACTTAAAGGATCAGTTCAACCAAATCACAAAGCAATCGACTCAAAGAATATTAAGATTTTAACTGATATTCCTGGAAACATGAAATAATTTTTGAATGTAGAGGCTGATGGTCACAACAGGACATTGTATTTGTcttctgaataataataatcatatattcacaggtttaatttgatttaaaagTGTCTTTACATGTTTTTGCACAGTGTTTAGTGTGGTTCTTATGTGTTCGGCCGTTCCAGCCTTCCTGTCGTAGGCTTCTAGTTCTTCACACAGATCATCTGCTACCAATCCCTGTATACAGTTGACAAGATAAACAGCCCTGCTGTAAATTGATCGTTGTGATTTGAGTGAATTGACCCTTTATGTATTTTAACTTTATGTCTCGATTGAGCTGGATTTACCTGATGCAGCTCTTAACTGTGCGTCCTGTGTTTGGGTTTACACAAGCAAGTTGTTACTGGACtgaattgtttaaaaaatggtttCATGCCTGCACTTTCTGTTATTTTAAGGAATATAAAGATTATTAATGTTTTGTAataaaagacaagaaaacagaaaatcatctttgtttgtgtttacacagcTCTCCTAATGCTCTTGTAAATGTTCTGTGTGCAGAGATTGAGATGCACATCGGTTACATCTCCTACACAGGAACACaatgtttttctgctgtgaggAAGATAGCGTGCGTGTTTGGCAACGCACCAACCATCTGAAGGGATTTATTCTAAAACTTTCTGCTGCTAAACGAGTAAAAATATCTGCCTGCCTTTCAATGAAAAAGCAAAATTACTTTTGTGAAAACATTTATCTCTAATCCTTTGTGATTTTAGTGCCACTTGATCGTTTATCCTCAATAAACGAAGACACTAAAAACTGCCGTTCATTCTAAAGTTTAGTTTTAACAGACAGTGGCAAGTTGCCAAAAGTAATTGGACGGATGTTTGGTGTCATTTCAATGTAAGTTTACACATTAAAGAGGTGATGACACGAGTGGTAGATCCAGCTTTGCAATCGGGCATGTGAGAATTCTCATTGTTTATTTTGGTATTATTTAGCATAATAGATGAATCCTCTGCTCCTTTCAGCAGTGAATGTTGCATTGTGGATTGTTCCACAGCACTACCTGCGTCTTGAGCTTTTTGTGAGAGGATTTCATTGTGTGCTTCATCCTCTGAGGCCTTTTTTTGAACCTTGAATATGAACCGCCTACACCCTGAGAACAATCAAGACATGCTGTGCTGTAGGGTGTCATGAGAGTTGACACTTTAGTACCAAGTCAATGCCTAAATTCTGACAGTTCGACAGTACTTGTCTTTGCTCTGATGTCTTTTTGTAGATACAGAACAATACAGACAGGATTCACAACTTGATTTGACACCAGCGATCATTATTTACCACGCtcagttattattttattcactCATACAGTCACATCTTTAGACCCTGGATCCACATTGTAGCTCATTGTACAAACAGTATCCAAGTGTCCAGTTGTTCTTAAAACCCTATACTTTCCACACAGATTGTTCTATAATGATGTACGCTGTCATTTGGcactgtaatctgtaatctcATCACAATTTTAACTAAGTGTGTAAGTGTTTTTGGCCTTATCGCATCTGttcaccaggaaaaaaaagcagaggctGTGACTGTTGCTGGTACTAATGTGGTTAAATATacatcctgtttttgtttttttatgggaGCCAAACAGCTGAACATGTGggcagtgtgctgctgcattTCCAATGCAGAGCAGTTATTATCTGAACCTTTCACACTGAGCTCTGCCTTTGACTCACAACCCCACCTCAGTGTGAAAATAGTCATTCCAGCACATGACACTGTCTATATCTGAGAGCATTTCATAGCTTTGCTCCGACGCATCATTATGAGGCTGCTGTGTTGACCTGCGGCAGCATGTGGATGTCGCTCCTCACCTCCATGAGCCACCTTGTTGAACTTAAAATAGACCTGCTGCTCCCACTTGCTATAAAAAAAAGCCTGGCAGCCGGTGTCAGCACATCGATGCTGCTGCAGACGGCGTCTTCTTCTGCAGCGTTTTGGTGAGGAAGGTTACAGCAGCTGAAAGGGAAGTGTTCAGTGCAGTTGTTACACATTTGAGGGTCTGCTTCATGAGGATTTATCTTGATCAGCTGGCCATATATTATTCATGCTATTTGCTGAGTCACCACACAGAATTAGTCGTGACATTTCCAAGCGAGACTGTGAATTCATAATGGCGGCTCTCTGGGCTAAATGCTAATAACgtattttaaaatgctgatgTTTAGCTGTGTTTTTCAGCCTCAGGGTTTTTGTAGAGGACATGGACATATTGCATAACATTATATTTTCACATATCACCCTATGTCACCTGCTTGAATAGGGACAGTGGattttcactcaggagtccgaGGTTCGAGTCCTCCTGACACTGTGGTCTGTTTTGATTTCAGTAGTTGTTGTTGCTGCCACCTTCTCTTCTGGATGGGTATTGCAGCTCCTGCTGTAATGTGATTAGTTCAGGTTAAAATGAACCAGACTCATCCTGTAAAATCTGCTATCAGGGTTGTGACTGTGTTCTCAGACGTCTCAGCCGCATGACGTCACCTCTTTCCAGTGTTTAcccctgcagctgcacctgAAACCCTCTTTTCTATTGCCTTTCTTCCCCTGTTTTATTGtgctcctcctctcatttcatttccccttatctctctctctctaatgttCAATCTTCACAGTCACCTCCTGCCTCAGAATACGCCACGCTTCACTCACGGCTGCAGGCTTATCTCTGCTTTTAGGACTGACAGGCTCCTTCCGATCTCAGTCCTCATCGCTatcactgcagcacagatcTGCTGCTAATGCAGGTGGctcgggacaaaaaaaaacactgctgcagctgcaacCCACACGAGTCACACATGTGAAAAACATCCATTTAAAATCGTGTTTGATGTAAAAAATACACCACAACATGCAGTGCAGAAGGATCATGCAGAGGCATTTGATACATGTAGATGGGGGAGAAAAGGCCAGTTTTAAGATAAATTTACATTGGTCTGTCTTTGCTGCCATATTTAGAGCCTCACACGCTCCCTGTAAGGTTCTGTAAGGACTGGAGGATACATTATCATTCAAAATGTGCACCTGCGGCTCACTAAACAGATTGCCTGTGTTGTCAACAGACATCACTTGATTTGATGTGGCACCATTAGCAATAATAAAACTGGAGGTGATCAGAACTGTGACTTTCCACAGCCGTTCATATGGAACTTTAAAGGTTATAATCAGATTGGGAAATATATATTAGCTGTTGTAAATGTCTAAGAGCGCACAGTGACCAACATCTGTTATTTACTTTGTCTGTTTAATGAGAGAAACAACTTGTTGTTGTGAATATGTAACAGTGCTGAGATCAGTGAGCGCAGGGCTCGCCTGTAATTACTATGCTGAACATGCAGGGTGATGATTTGCTCTCAGGctcagctgttttcttttcctcctcctttataTCCGGGCAGATTGAGTTGACTTTTATTGGACTGACACTGAAAAGACTCggctcctgtttttttttttttctatcggTCTGTTTCAGTTCAGGATTTTCGCCTATAGCTGCTTTTGATGTATGGATATGAAATCAGATTCAGGCCTTCCTGGGTAGGAGTGTTATGTAATCCAGCTTCCAGCAAGGTTTTGGAGGCAGACGCTGCTCATTACAGCCAAGCTTAAAACATGCTTCAGTGCTTTTACAGCTTTGTGGGGCGCTGTGAGTTTATTGGAGCATAATTATGTGACCGACATACAGTAAAGTTGATTTAATGCTGAAAATATATTCAGCCTGTTTTTGTTGTAgggttgttgttctgtttgAGTTGATCGAATGGAAGATTTGCAAAGTGCGATGATAACAAATGGCAATAATCTGGTGTTTTATCCACatattcttactttgcgagttcccttgaCACGAGTAGAGAACACAACAGAGAgttaagataaaaacaaatgagaaaaaagaaagaataaataaaataagaaaaacaaaaacaaaatggcagatactatgtacagagggtaaagtgttttttaaaatttaatgtGCATTAGTAATGCATTACTATCAAAGAGGTATGTGCAGGAATATGCAAACGAATGTGCAAGTTTTATATTGTCGCGTGGCAATGATGATATAAGTGTCCAAAGTTCAGTCAGCGGTTCAGCAGCCGGCTGGCCTGTGGATGGAAACTGCTGTTTAGTCTGGTTGTCCGTGCTTTCACACTCCTGAAGCGTCTGCCAGACtacaggagtgtgaacagtgtgtgctgtagGTGAGTGCGGTCCTTGATAATGTTATCTCTTTGTGACCAGGGCATTGTAGATGTCCTGTAGAGGTGGGAAGGCTGATCCACAGATGAATTGTGCCATTTTAATGACATGCTGGAGAGCCTTCCTGTGCTGAATGCTGCAGTTCCCAtaccagactgtgatggagtttgATGCTCTCCACTGTGCATCTGTAGAAAGTTCTGATAAGGAGGAGGATATTTCAAATGTCCTCagcttcctgaggaagaagagtcTCTGTTGAGCCCTCTTGATGATCAGCCAACGTGTTGTGAGTCCAGGTGAGATCCTCACTGATGTAGGTGCTGACCAGTTTGAAGGTCTTCACCCTCTCTACATGGGTCTCGTTGATGTAAAGTGGGACGTGTTGGTCTCTCATATTCCTCAggtcaataatcatctccttagtcttctCTGAGTTTAAGGAcagattattttcctggcaccaggacaccagctgaGCTGAGCCACCTTTTTTCCCTGTAGGCTCTCCACCAGTGATCAGCCCGATGACGGTTGTGCCGTCAGCGAAGGTGATGATGGATGTGTTACTTTGGGAGGGGACGTAGTCATAGGTGAGAGGGTGtggggtctgtctgtgaggaagtcTTGGACCCAATGGCAGAAGGGGGGGATGTCAGTCTAAGGGTGAAGAGCTTTTCAGCCAGTGTGCTTGGGATGACAGTGTTAAACACTGAGCTGTCATCTATAAACATTCAAACATAGGTGTCTTTGTTTTCAAGGTGTGGGAGAGCTGTGCGGATGGCTGAACGGTTGTGAGTATATATGAATTGCAGGGGGGTCAAAAGGTGACTGGGAGAGGGACACATTGAAAATATCTGTAAAAACCTCAGGCTGGGGATGTTGTCCTCCTCAGAGCCCTGCACACCTCAAAGTCACAGTGAGTGGCGAATGTGAGAATCCCTTGATGTTGGTTTGTATTGAAGCGAGTGTAGAACTCATTCAGCTCATCTGGTAGtgttctgtggctgtgtgtgaccATGCTGCTCCTCTGTTGGAAGTCTGTGATGTGCCGTAGGCCCTGCCACATGCTCCGGGAGTCTGAGTTGTTGTAGTATCCCTCCAGCTTCAGTCTGTACCGCCTCTTGGCTTCCCTGATGGATCTACGCAGGTCATATCTGGCCTTTTTGTAAGCTTCAGCATCACCAGAGGTGAATGCAGTGGAGCGTGCATGCAGCATGGAACGTACCTCTCAGTTCATCCAGGGTTTCTGATTAGGAAATACTTTGCAGCACTTGGGGACAATGTTATCAACGCATATGCTGATGTAGCTAGTGACAGCTGATGCTTATTCCTGAACAGtccactccctccctcctccctccaagcagcagttttaaacacatcccagtttGTAGCATTAAAGCAGTCCTGAAGCCGTCTGTAGGCTGGATGGAGGCACACAGAGATATGGTCAGATTGTCCAAAGTGGGGGCGGGGCACAGCCTTGTATGGGTCCTTCACGTTGCTGTAGACTTGGTCCAGAGTGTTGTTATTCACATATtgatgagccgggtcctgctcaaggtttcttcatGTTTCTCCCTCGCCACTGTATGCTCAAAAGTGGGTTCAGACTCTGGGTCTTTGTCAAGAGCCTTAAGActattttgattgtaaaagacactatataaataaaactaaattgaATTGGAGTAACAAAAAAGGCACTTCATTTTTTAACTTCATGGTTTTTATTTCAACAAATTTCCACCACAGTAATGTTACTTCATGCAATAAAAAAAGGTGACGTCTGAAGCACTTTAATGCCCAAATCCTAAAGAATTTTCTACATTCATCCACCTtgtcacattttcattttaataaataaaaaatgaaaaagaaatctGTAGGGTCAGTATCCCCATCAGTATCTGACTGTTTTTATTGGGTAGCTACTCATGTGTTCTAAACCATGCAAAGATGTATGCTTTTTCCTCTAACTTGTCAATTATTACATACTACGACAATCTGGCAATTCATTTTTCAGAAATTCTTCATTTATTACCTCACATTGTTACAAAATGTTCACAATGTGCTGCAACCGGGTTGCAGCAGTGTTCAGTAATGGTCCCAGTTACACTGCAGTTTAATAGGAGGACTGGTTACTGTACAAGAAGAGGAAATCATAGGTTGGAAAAACGAATGagatcacaacaacaacaacaacaacagcaacggTGAGTAGTTAAAGAAAACTGTAGCCTGCTTCTACAAACCCTTTTtcctacaggaaaaaaaacagacctcaGATCTGTTCTGCCTcttattaaaacaaaatcataAATACACgtgacataaataaataatttaatccCAAATAATATCACactttacaacaacaacaaatctacCGAAGATGAAATGGAACGCTACAGTTAAAACGCACAGTCTCTATATGCACAAAGCCGACGTCTCTTCACAGATTATTTGTTTGAACATATTGCTTGTGGGTTATTTTTGTTTCCTCGCCTCAGATTTTCATCTTCGCAGGTTATCCGTTGAGTTAATGTACTAATTCAGTAACAGAAGTATAGACCACATACAGGAGGCTACAGCGTGTGATTGTCTCAGGTAGTCATTTCCTCAGGGTTTGTCTTCATCAGAAATGAGTCAATCAGAAGCTACAACGTTTGTCCATCATTTCCTGATTCTAAGCACAGGTCGCTATTCTTCCCCTCTTGCTTCCTCGTTTTTTCTCCTCCTAAACTCGGAGAAACCTTCCTCGTCAGCGCTCACCAGCGTGAGCAGTTAGCCTCAAAGCAGAGCGGCCATTTCTACACGCAGATTTCGATGGGCGTGGCCACCAGGATGCGTCCTCTTTCGTTGTTGTCTCTGTTGACCCGCTCGTAGCTGCCGGTGGAGGACGGCGAGCTGTTGGTGGACATGGAGGAGTAGTGCGTGTCCATCATGACGCCCCCTTTCGCCACCACACAGGCAGGCGACAGGCTCTGCTGCTTCAGTCTGTCCACTAATACGTCCTCTTCAGACGAGGATGAGCTCATGTCCAGAGGAGGCGCGCTGCTCGGTAACCCAGCGCTGCTGCCATTCCCGTTCTCCGTGTCCAACATCCAGCACAGGTTGAAGTAGTTGAAGACTTCTTTAACAGAGCAGCGGCGCTCCTGCTCGATGGAGAGGAGCCTACGAAACATTCGTAGAGCATCATCTGTGAAGCGGCGCCACTGTGATGGCACCGTGCTCGTCCGGCGCCGCTGCCAGCGGACAAACTCTTCGTAGAAGGTGTCATTGGGCATGGCCTTCTCCCAGGGGAAGTTCCCCGTCAGCATGCAGAACAGCAGCACTCCGAACGCCCACACGTCCGTGCTGTAGTCCACACAGAATCCTTCGTGGCGTGATGTGTCGCACAGCTCTGGTGCCGTGTATGGGATTGTCCCGCTCACACGCTTCACAGGGGAACCGGCACGCCGAGTCATGCCAAAGTCTGACAGCTTGACCTTTCTGCACTCTTTGTCAAAAATCAGGATGTTCTCTGGCTTGATGTCTCGGTGGACTAGCTTCTTACAGTGCAGGTATTCCAGGGCGATGGCCACCTGGTGGACACAGCGCTTCGCCAGCGTCTCAGGAAGTCCGACCTGAACAGAGAGAGTGGGGACGTAACACCAAAAAGTCAAAGCAGAATCAGGAAGTCTCAGAGTAAATCTGCTCATATCCCAGAATCCTAACTTTAATAACAAACCCAGGCCTTCTTGAGATATGTGTGAGCCGGCTCTCACCTGTGGGGGGATGATGTCGAACAGATCTCCTGCCAGGGCGTACTCCTGAGCAAAGATGTAGTACTCGTCCGTTTCGAAGGCGATGCCGTACATGTTGATGATGAACGGGCAGGGCGAGAGGTAGAGCGAGATGCTGTACTCTCTCAGGAAGCTCTTCAGCTTGGTGGTCTTCTTCCTCAGAAACTTCAGGGCCATTTTTGTGCCTGAGAACGAGGACAGGACGGGTTACATAACCTCCAATCCTGCTTCTTTTTCCACCCTATTCAAGTGTTTGGGGATTTATTTCACAGCCGTCTAATTGCTTGCTAGAAACTTAATTAAAACCATTTCATGAATAATTAAAATCTCCACACAGAATTAAatcctgatgttttttttttttccaggagaTTTATCGTCTATTGCAAATCCCGTGCTGGACTAGTTACTGTGTGTTCCCAGGCTGACCAAAATGGGACTGATATTCTGGTTGGGGATAATTCTGCAGTATATTCTAAAGGATCCCGGCTGCAGTTACAACTGACAGCTCAGTTACAACTGACAATAAGATTAGAAAGCTAAAGACAAGAATGAATGTAAAAGGGTGCACTTGAGCACATTCAGCTGTCATGACTTGCCTCATCTCCCCTCAGCGGCAGCAGGGCAGGACTAATCCGAACCCCAGACAATAACCTGGAGAGCTGCCATGTCTGCCTAGAATTTCCCTGCACCAACAATCAGTGTGTCAGCGGAGACGATCCAATAGCACCGGATCAGCTCTGCAAAGTGCTTTGTGCGTTTTACATCATGCAGCTACTCAGAAAAGGTCAAGAGGGGCTTGGCGGGGTTATATACTGGGAGTCCAAATATTAGCTCTAGTTTTTACATTTGTCACAGTAGCACCAATAAAAGAAGGTCAGATTGGCTCCATCAGCACCTGCTGTATATCCACGGAGGTGCGGACAACTATCACTGTATGGAGCCAGTGACTAAATGTGTGGTTTTCCTGATAAATTAAGATT of the Parambassis ranga chromosome 8, fParRan2.1, whole genome shotgun sequence genome contains:
- the unm_sa1261 gene encoding serine/threonine-protein kinase SBK1, with the protein product MNSSPHGSRASIDILEELQLIAAQNLEKLDINKYYEVVRELGKGTYGKVDLVIHKIRGTKMALKFLRKKTTKLKSFLREYSISLYLSPCPFIINMYGIAFETDEYYIFAQEYALAGDLFDIIPPQVGLPETLAKRCVHQVAIALEYLHCKKLVHRDIKPENILIFDKECRKVKLSDFGMTRRAGSPVKRVSGTIPYTAPELCDTSRHEGFCVDYSTDVWAFGVLLFCMLTGNFPWEKAMPNDTFYEEFVRWQRRRTSTVPSQWRRFTDDALRMFRRLLSIEQERRCSVKEVFNYFNLCWMLDTENGNGSSAGLPSSAPPLDMSSSSSEEDVLVDRLKQQSLSPACVVAKGGVMMDTHYSSMSTNSSPSSTGSYERVNRDNNERGRILVATPIEICV